The following proteins come from a genomic window of Microbacterium sp. SY138:
- a CDS encoding DUF1349 domain-containing protein has product MPESHMIPWSQGTWTNAPASPSTLPDGSAPLDITAVEGSDAWRHTAYGFVHDNEHALLAPLAVGEAMEVAFRAPWDGQFDQAGVFVRIDDEHWVKTGLEYADDHLGLGAVVTAGGSDWSVGHVDEWFESEITVRVSRWADSVIVRARADDGPWRLVRVAPFDGQSAAAAGPFLAAPTRAGLTVRFTRWERSAADAELH; this is encoded by the coding sequence ATGCCTGAATCGCACATGATCCCCTGGTCTCAGGGAACCTGGACCAACGCCCCCGCCTCCCCGTCCACCCTCCCCGACGGTTCGGCTCCGCTCGACATCACCGCCGTGGAAGGCAGCGATGCCTGGCGGCACACCGCCTATGGCTTCGTGCACGATAACGAGCACGCTCTCCTCGCCCCGCTCGCGGTGGGCGAGGCCATGGAGGTCGCTTTCCGGGCCCCGTGGGACGGGCAGTTCGACCAGGCGGGCGTGTTCGTGCGCATCGACGACGAGCACTGGGTCAAGACCGGCCTGGAATACGCCGATGATCACCTCGGGCTCGGCGCCGTGGTCACCGCGGGAGGCTCCGACTGGTCGGTCGGCCACGTCGACGAATGGTTCGAGAGCGAGATCACGGTGCGTGTCAGCCGCTGGGCGGACTCCGTGATCGTGCGTGCCCGCGCCGACGACGGACCGTGGCGACTGGTGCGGGTCGCGCCGTTCGACGGGCAGTCCGCAGCCGCAGCCGGCCCCTTCCTCGCTGCACCCACCCGTGCCGGACTCACCGTCCGCTTCACCCGCTGGGAGCGGTCGGCGGCCGACGCCGAGCTGCACTGA
- a CDS encoding SatD family protein has protein sequence MVIAVLADIVGSRRLDDRTAAQRVLDDTIAAVEVDLPLATQPLTPTVGDEQQGVYRDLSDAMVSLLMIQLRLPDGIAFRFGIGVGEVRPVESVHRELADGPGWYAARAAIETVHAREGRAVPRTRSWIVGAPGQDEVMESTIAASNAYLLVRDEVVGAMSERERRLTYGRLLGRSQQELATDEGITQPSVSKSLRTAGTAALIEGVAALRGERA, from the coding sequence ATGGTCATCGCGGTACTCGCTGACATCGTGGGGTCTCGCCGACTCGACGATCGCACCGCCGCGCAACGCGTCCTCGACGACACCATAGCCGCGGTGGAGGTCGACCTCCCGCTGGCGACGCAGCCGCTCACGCCCACCGTAGGAGACGAGCAGCAGGGTGTCTACCGCGATCTGAGCGACGCGATGGTGTCGCTGCTGATGATCCAGCTGCGATTGCCTGACGGCATCGCCTTCCGCTTCGGCATCGGTGTGGGGGAGGTGCGTCCTGTCGAGTCGGTCCATCGCGAGCTCGCTGACGGACCGGGGTGGTATGCGGCCCGCGCGGCGATCGAGACCGTGCACGCCCGTGAGGGTCGCGCCGTGCCGCGCACGAGATCCTGGATTGTCGGAGCCCCGGGGCAGGATGAGGTCATGGAGAGCACGATCGCCGCATCGAACGCCTATCTCCTCGTCCGCGACGAGGTGGTCGGCGCGATGAGCGAGCGGGAACGACGGCTCACCTACGGTCGTCTGCTCGGTCGATCGCAGCAGGAGCTCGCGACCGACGAGGGGATCACACAGCCCAGCGTCTCGAAGTCGCTGCGCACAGCGGGTACGGCCGCACTCATCGAGGGCGTCGCCGCGCTCCGAGGCGAGCGCGCATGA
- a CDS encoding MerR family transcriptional regulator: protein MTTYTPAEAAARSGFSIDTLRYYEREGSLPAVSRTAGGHRAYTDTELGLLEFLKCLRETGMPVERLRRYGRLCQREDTVPERIALLEEHAATVEKQLADVLAQQRRLAEKLDWYRSRG, encoded by the coding sequence ATGACCACGTACACCCCGGCGGAGGCTGCGGCACGCTCCGGATTCAGCATCGACACGCTCCGGTACTACGAGCGCGAGGGCAGCCTGCCCGCCGTGTCCCGCACTGCGGGCGGACATCGGGCGTACACCGACACCGAGCTCGGACTTCTGGAGTTCCTCAAGTGCCTTCGCGAGACGGGCATGCCCGTGGAACGCCTGCGTCGCTACGGCCGGCTCTGCCAACGCGAGGACACCGTCCCCGAGCGGATAGCGCTCCTCGAGGAGCACGCCGCGACGGTCGAGAAGCAACTCGCCGACGTTCTCGCGCAGCAGCGGCGTCTGGCGGAGAAGCTGGACTGGTACCGGTCGAGAGGCTGA
- a CDS encoding aldo/keto reductase — MTNRNASASPLVLGAMSFGTLVDEETSFALLDRFVERGGIWIDTADCYSFWVSDTGQGGASEEVLGRWLAARPQARAQVRISTKVGAEPLWPGSWPQHRTGLSPRAIRAAVDGSLARLGVDRIDLLWLHQEDRAVAIEETVDALAALTADGTVSRVGASNHPAWRIERARAHARSIGSVPIDAFQLNSTYLRTRPGTLPPGVAHPFGVLSDEQRDFALANGLEIWAYTPLLSGAYDNPAKPVPPVYDHPGTAGRLAVLGEVAASRGVGRGQIVLAWQLARGIRPILGGSRVDQLDVAMDAASITLSADEITLLDGPV, encoded by the coding sequence ATGACCAACCGGAACGCCTCTGCATCCCCGCTCGTCCTCGGAGCGATGTCCTTCGGCACGCTCGTCGACGAGGAGACCTCATTCGCGCTGCTCGACCGCTTCGTCGAGCGCGGCGGCATCTGGATCGACACCGCCGACTGCTACAGCTTCTGGGTGAGCGACACGGGGCAGGGGGGAGCCTCCGAGGAGGTTCTCGGACGCTGGCTCGCGGCGCGGCCGCAGGCGCGAGCACAGGTCCGCATCTCGACGAAGGTCGGTGCCGAACCCCTGTGGCCCGGGTCCTGGCCCCAACATCGGACAGGGCTCTCCCCGCGAGCCATCCGCGCTGCTGTCGACGGGAGCCTCGCGCGTCTGGGCGTCGACAGGATCGACCTGCTGTGGCTGCACCAGGAGGATCGGGCCGTCGCGATCGAGGAGACCGTGGACGCTCTCGCGGCGCTCACCGCAGATGGCACCGTGAGCCGCGTCGGTGCCTCGAACCACCCGGCCTGGCGCATCGAGCGCGCCCGTGCGCACGCCAGGTCCATCGGCAGCGTTCCCATCGACGCGTTCCAGTTGAACAGCACGTACCTGCGCACGCGACCGGGAACGCTTCCCCCCGGGGTCGCCCATCCTTTCGGTGTGTTGAGCGATGAGCAGCGCGACTTCGCCCTGGCGAACGGGCTCGAGATCTGGGCGTACACGCCCCTGCTCTCGGGGGCCTATGACAATCCCGCGAAGCCCGTGCCCCCGGTGTACGACCATCCCGGAACCGCAGGTCGGCTCGCGGTGCTGGGTGAGGTCGCGGCGTCGCGAGGGGTCGGACGGGGGCAGATCGTGCTGGCCTGGCAGCTGGCCCGCGGCATCCGCCCGATCCTCGGCGGCAGCAGGGTCGATCAGCTCGACGTCGCGATGGATGCCGCGTCGATCACTCTGTCTGCGGACGAGATCACTCTTCTCGACGGGCCGGTGTGA
- the tyrS gene encoding tyrosine--tRNA ligase: MSTPALTTAPQAIDPTFENVWDELVWRGLVHVSTDQEALRALLAGDPITYYCGFDPTAPSLHLGNLVQLLTLRRIQLAGHKPLGLVGGSTGLIGDPRPTAERTLNTRETVEDWVGRLRTQVERYLSFEGDNAARIVNNLDWTAPLSAIDFLREIGKYFRVGTMLKKDAVAARLNSDEGISYTEFSYQILQGMDFLELYRQYDCVLQTGGSDQWGNLTSGTDLIRRAEGASVHAIGTPLITNSDGTKFGKSEGNAIWLDADMCSPYRMYQFWLSTTDADVIDRLKVFTFLGRAEIEEYAELVATEPFRRAAQKRLALEVVATVHGVEATAAVIAASEALFGQGDLTALDAGTLRTALEELPNATVALGAPVVEVLVSTGLVASLSEARRAITQGGVTLDGERVEDETAAVQGTLPGGVSVLRRGKKTLAGVFLD, translated from the coding sequence GTGTCAACTCCCGCTCTGACGACCGCACCCCAGGCGATCGACCCCACGTTCGAGAACGTGTGGGACGAACTCGTGTGGCGTGGTCTGGTCCATGTGTCCACCGACCAGGAGGCGCTGCGCGCCCTGCTCGCGGGAGACCCCATCACGTATTACTGCGGGTTCGATCCGACGGCTCCCAGCCTGCACCTGGGCAACCTCGTGCAGCTGTTGACGCTGCGCCGCATCCAGCTCGCCGGCCACAAGCCCCTCGGCCTCGTCGGCGGCTCGACCGGACTCATCGGAGATCCGCGCCCCACGGCCGAGCGCACGCTGAACACTCGGGAGACGGTCGAGGACTGGGTCGGTCGCCTGCGCACGCAGGTCGAGCGCTACCTCAGCTTCGAGGGCGACAACGCCGCCCGCATCGTGAACAACCTCGACTGGACGGCCCCGCTGAGCGCGATCGACTTCCTGCGCGAGATCGGCAAGTACTTCCGTGTCGGCACGATGCTCAAGAAGGATGCGGTCGCCGCGCGCCTGAACTCCGACGAGGGCATCAGCTACACCGAGTTCAGCTACCAGATCCTGCAGGGCATGGACTTCCTCGAGCTGTACCGGCAGTACGACTGCGTGCTGCAGACCGGCGGCTCGGATCAGTGGGGCAATCTCACCAGTGGTACCGACCTCATCCGTCGTGCCGAGGGAGCGTCGGTGCATGCCATCGGCACGCCGCTCATCACGAACAGCGACGGCACCAAGTTCGGCAAGAGCGAGGGCAATGCCATCTGGCTCGATGCCGACATGTGCAGCCCGTACCGGATGTACCAGTTCTGGCTGAGCACGACCGACGCCGACGTGATCGATCGCCTGAAGGTGTTCACCTTCCTCGGCAGAGCCGAGATCGAGGAGTATGCCGAACTCGTGGCGACCGAGCCGTTCCGTCGGGCTGCGCAGAAGCGGCTCGCCCTCGAGGTCGTCGCGACGGTGCATGGTGTCGAGGCGACTGCGGCCGTGATCGCCGCGTCCGAGGCACTGTTCGGGCAGGGGGATCTGACCGCGCTCGATGCCGGCACGCTGCGCACCGCTCTGGAGGAGCTTCCGAACGCGACGGTCGCTCTCGGTGCACCGGTGGTCGAGGTCTTGGTGTCGACCGGTCTGGTGGCGAGCCTGTCCGAGGCCAGGCGTGCGATCACGCAGGGTGGCGTCACTCTCGACGGCGAACGGGTCGAAGACGAGACAGCCGCGGTCCAGGGCACCCTTCCCGGAGGAGTCTCCGTGCTCCGCCGCGGCAAGAAGACCCTCGCCGGCGTCTTCCTCGACTGA
- a CDS encoding DUF4184 family protein: MPFTASHALVALPFVRTPLVPAAIAIGAMAPDLPLFVRGVGLNYSFTHTFGNVVWTALLAFALFLIWRVVLRPAVPELGPLWVARRLPEDWTDRGATAAGAAVGIGQKRAYPFLLAASLVIGVLSHIVWDLFTHEGRWGVGLIPGLDEMWGPLPGFKWLQHGSSLVGLAIIGVWALLWLCRQAPRRTVTQSVPTWLRVSWWVSLPVILLAAWVGGLVVFGPLDAEFTVQHLAYRVLPPACALWGAITFVLCVALSVRGRHQTG; this comes from the coding sequence ATGCCGTTCACCGCCAGTCACGCTTTGGTCGCGCTGCCGTTCGTCCGCACGCCGCTGGTGCCGGCGGCGATCGCGATCGGCGCGATGGCGCCTGACCTGCCACTGTTCGTGCGGGGTGTCGGACTGAACTACTCGTTCACGCATACGTTCGGCAACGTCGTGTGGACCGCGCTGCTCGCGTTCGCACTGTTCCTGATCTGGCGGGTCGTCTTGCGTCCGGCGGTTCCCGAACTCGGTCCGCTGTGGGTGGCGCGGCGGCTGCCCGAGGACTGGACCGATCGCGGGGCCACGGCAGCAGGAGCGGCGGTCGGCATCGGTCAGAAGCGCGCGTATCCGTTCCTGCTCGCCGCGTCGCTCGTGATCGGGGTGCTCTCGCACATCGTGTGGGACCTCTTCACGCACGAGGGACGATGGGGCGTCGGTCTGATTCCCGGGCTCGATGAGATGTGGGGTCCGCTCCCCGGATTCAAGTGGCTTCAGCACGGGTCGAGCCTGGTCGGCCTCGCCATCATCGGTGTCTGGGCGCTCCTGTGGCTGTGTCGGCAGGCTCCGCGTCGCACAGTCACGCAGTCGGTACCCACCTGGCTGCGTGTGTCATGGTGGGTGTCGCTTCCCGTGATCCTGCTCGCCGCCTGGGTCGGTGGACTCGTCGTCTTCGGTCCGCTCGACGCGGAGTTCACCGTCCAGCACCTCGCGTACCGGGTTCTTCCTCCGGCATGTGCGCTGTGGGGCGCGATCACGTTCGTTCTCTGCGTCGCGCTGTCGGTGCGCGGCCGTCACCAGACGGGCTGA
- a CDS encoding CoA transferase, which produces MPASADFRPVAPPHDEASGHGDAGAALLDRVRRELGIDRGSTVLPPPPTVPLPSRLATGALAWASVSAAVLAAGCSPVSLDPARVAIAYRSDRVLTIDGDAPPVWSPYSGFWETTDGWVRTHGNYPHHAAALRAGLHLREDADPAAVRVALAERRTASAVSDITSAGGLAVPVAVERPAVDRALRERPLLEVSRVDEESVSHPRRSELAATSPGSLPLSGMRVLDLTRVIAGPVCTRTLALLGADVLRIDPPHLPEPAWQHLDTGHGKRSVILDARSARLQELLAEADAVVLGYRPAALDRLGLHPELLARRHPGLIVAQLSAWGTESPDLAGFDSLVQAESGISRIESAEGGRPGALPAQALDHSAGYLLAAAVTTLLRRRSREGGSRIVRTSLRRVAAELLGMPRRGDPAAEVDFDVRPHLARFDVDGSALVTARPALPGFEFRAPHPWGSDQPVW; this is translated from the coding sequence ATGCCTGCGTCTGCGGATTTCCGCCCCGTCGCTCCCCCGCACGATGAAGCCTCGGGGCATGGTGACGCGGGCGCCGCGCTGCTCGATCGCGTGCGGCGTGAACTCGGGATCGACCGTGGCTCGACGGTGCTCCCGCCTCCCCCGACTGTCCCGCTTCCCTCCCGACTGGCCACCGGCGCGCTGGCGTGGGCGAGCGTCAGCGCGGCGGTGCTCGCGGCTGGCTGTTCCCCCGTCTCGCTGGATCCGGCCCGCGTCGCCATCGCCTACCGGAGCGACCGCGTGCTCACGATCGATGGCGACGCTCCCCCGGTCTGGTCCCCGTACTCCGGGTTCTGGGAGACCACCGACGGATGGGTCCGTACGCACGGGAACTACCCGCATCACGCTGCCGCGCTGCGTGCGGGCCTCCACCTGCGAGAAGACGCCGATCCGGCTGCCGTTCGTGTTGCACTCGCGGAGCGGAGGACAGCGAGTGCCGTCTCCGACATCACATCCGCCGGCGGTCTGGCTGTTCCTGTCGCCGTCGAGAGGCCCGCCGTCGATCGGGCACTGCGCGAACGACCACTCCTCGAGGTAAGCCGGGTGGATGAGGAATCCGTCTCGCACCCCCGTCGATCGGAGCTCGCGGCAACGTCACCGGGTTCCCTCCCCCTGAGCGGCATGCGCGTGCTCGATCTGACGCGCGTCATCGCGGGGCCGGTCTGCACGCGGACCCTCGCTCTTCTCGGCGCCGACGTCTTGCGCATCGATCCCCCGCACCTGCCGGAACCGGCGTGGCAGCATCTCGATACCGGCCACGGCAAACGATCCGTCATACTCGACGCACGCAGTGCCCGACTCCAGGAGTTGCTGGCCGAAGCCGATGCCGTGGTGCTCGGCTACCGACCGGCCGCTCTCGACAGACTCGGGCTGCATCCGGAGCTGCTCGCGCGCCGACACCCTGGGCTCATCGTCGCGCAACTCAGCGCCTGGGGTACGGAGAGTCCGGACCTCGCCGGCTTCGACAGCCTCGTGCAGGCCGAATCCGGCATCTCGCGCATCGAGTCCGCGGAAGGCGGGCGTCCAGGAGCACTCCCGGCGCAGGCCCTCGATCACAGCGCCGGGTATCTTCTCGCCGCCGCGGTGACCACGCTGCTCAGGCGGCGGTCACGGGAGGGAGGGTCACGGATCGTGCGCACGTCACTGCGTCGCGTCGCCGCGGAGCTGCTCGGGATGCCGCGCCGAGGAGACCCCGCAGCCGAGGTCGATTTCGACGTTCGGCCGCACCTCGCGCGATTCGATGTCGACGGGAGCGCCCTCGTGACGGCGCGACCCGCCCTGCCGGGTTTCGAGTTCCGGGCCCCGCATCCCTGGGGATCGGATCAGCCCGTCTGGTGA
- a CDS encoding HAD-IIA family hydrolase — protein MALFSRKRSPRTPLDGVDTVLADLDGVVYAGPGALPYAVDSLNEAAKSARLGYITNNAARTDASVAAHLSSLGLRVQASDVVTSPQAAMRLMAQIVPAPATILVIGGDGLVDEVQKAGYTVTRSAEDAPSAVVQGFAPEVAWTDLAEAAFALKLPEDEGGIPWIATNTDWTIPRERGVAPGNGTLVSAVHTAIGRLATVAGKPEEPIFQEALARFGAKKALFIGDRLDTDIMGASRVGIESVLVLTGIDRPKHVLAAPEGSRPTYILGDLRELHAPYPEVTEQDGVFRVNGAAVRVSGAEVEIVADSGEQIDLLRAGAAAIWASGTPVFVLRVPERLYDDPFHRP, from the coding sequence GTGGCGCTGTTCTCTCGGAAGCGATCGCCTCGCACTCCGCTTGACGGAGTCGATACCGTACTCGCCGACCTCGACGGTGTGGTGTACGCCGGCCCCGGGGCCCTGCCCTACGCGGTGGACAGCCTCAACGAGGCGGCGAAGTCGGCTCGACTCGGCTACATCACGAACAACGCGGCACGCACGGATGCCTCGGTCGCAGCGCACCTGAGCAGTCTCGGGCTGCGCGTCCAGGCATCCGACGTGGTCACGAGCCCGCAGGCGGCGATGAGGCTGATGGCTCAGATCGTGCCCGCCCCGGCAACGATCCTGGTCATCGGCGGTGACGGCCTCGTCGACGAGGTGCAGAAAGCCGGGTACACAGTCACGCGGAGCGCGGAGGATGCGCCGAGCGCCGTCGTGCAGGGGTTCGCTCCGGAGGTCGCGTGGACGGATCTCGCTGAGGCGGCCTTCGCTCTCAAGCTTCCCGAGGACGAAGGCGGCATCCCGTGGATCGCCACCAACACCGACTGGACGATCCCCCGTGAGCGGGGAGTGGCGCCCGGCAACGGGACGCTCGTCTCCGCCGTGCACACGGCGATCGGCAGGCTCGCCACCGTCGCGGGGAAGCCGGAGGAGCCGATCTTCCAGGAGGCCCTTGCACGCTTCGGCGCGAAGAAGGCCCTCTTCATCGGGGACCGTCTCGACACCGACATCATGGGGGCGAGCAGGGTCGGCATCGAATCGGTCCTGGTGCTCACCGGCATTGACCGCCCGAAGCATGTGCTGGCCGCCCCGGAGGGCTCGCGTCCCACCTACATCCTCGGCGACCTGCGCGAACTGCATGCCCCGTATCCCGAGGTGACCGAGCAGGACGGCGTCTTCCGCGTGAACGGTGCGGCGGTGCGGGTTTCGGGCGCCGAAGTCGAGATCGTGGCGGATTCCGGTGAGCAGATCGACCTGCTGCGCGCGGGAGCCGCCGCCATCTGGGCATCCGGCACCCCCGTGTTCGTGCTGAGGGTTCCGGAGCGCCTCTACGACGACCCGTTCCACCGTCCCTGA
- a CDS encoding TlyA family RNA methyltransferase: MTRLDAALAARGLARSRTHAATLISEGLVSVDGRPVVKASTAVDDAAEITIAGADHYVGRAAHKLIAGLDGFAIPVEGRLALDMGASTGGFTQVLRERGAREVLAVDVGHGQLAASIAADPGVVSVEGYNVRYMTRENLAEATGEVAAPDLVVGDLSFISLELVLPAVAAVVASESDVLLLVKPQFEVGRTAVRGGLVTDPATRADAVARTVWSAWDVGFGMLGILPSPILGTHGNAEYLVHLAPGRGSNPTEWLDSINRLAGGR; encoded by the coding sequence ATGACGCGACTCGACGCTGCCCTCGCCGCCCGAGGACTCGCCCGTTCGCGCACCCACGCGGCCACTCTCATCTCGGAGGGCCTCGTCAGCGTCGACGGGCGACCTGTCGTGAAGGCCTCCACTGCGGTCGACGATGCGGCGGAGATCACCATCGCCGGTGCAGACCACTACGTCGGACGTGCCGCGCACAAGCTCATCGCGGGCCTCGACGGCTTCGCGATACCGGTCGAGGGGCGGCTGGCACTCGACATGGGCGCATCCACCGGCGGCTTCACCCAGGTGCTCCGTGAGCGGGGAGCACGTGAGGTGCTCGCGGTCGACGTCGGGCATGGACAACTCGCCGCGTCGATCGCCGCTGATCCCGGAGTCGTGTCCGTCGAGGGCTACAACGTCCGATACATGACACGGGAGAACCTCGCCGAGGCGACGGGCGAGGTCGCAGCCCCCGATCTGGTCGTGGGTGACCTCTCGTTCATCTCTCTCGAACTCGTGTTGCCGGCCGTCGCCGCGGTGGTCGCATCGGAGTCCGACGTCCTGCTTCTCGTGAAGCCGCAGTTCGAGGTCGGACGCACCGCCGTCCGTGGGGGACTGGTCACCGACCCCGCAACACGCGCCGACGCCGTGGCGCGCACCGTGTGGAGCGCGTGGGACGTGGGGTTCGGAATGCTCGGCATCCTTCCCTCCCCGATCCTCGGAACCCACGGCAACGCCGAGTATCTCGTGCACCTCGCACCGGGTCGAGGCAGCAATCCGACAGAATGGCTGGACAGCATCAACCGACTGGCAGGAGGACGATGA
- a CDS encoding NAD kinase: protein MNERSILVVAHAGRVDTVDAARRVVDALREAGARPVLAADDHEALVAVDPFFADIAVLGISVDPADLELAIVLGGDGTILRAAELVRDSGAPVLGINMGHVGFLAEIDRDDMDKAVRRVIDRDYEVEERLALSVRVKDVDGTVVYETWALNEATVEKASRERMIEIVLEIDGRPLSSFGCDGMVISTPTGSTAYNFSAGGPVIWPSVEAIAVVPLSAHALFAKPLVVSPDASVAIEMLERTDGSGILWCDGRRSHDLPPGARVVVRRSSRPVRLARLHPTAFTDRLVRKFQLPVEGWRGQAPGATS from the coding sequence ATGAACGAGCGCAGCATCCTGGTCGTCGCTCACGCGGGCCGTGTGGACACCGTCGACGCCGCTCGGCGGGTGGTCGACGCGCTTCGGGAGGCCGGAGCGCGACCGGTCCTGGCCGCCGACGATCACGAGGCCCTCGTGGCCGTGGATCCTTTCTTCGCCGACATCGCCGTACTCGGCATCTCCGTCGATCCGGCCGACCTCGAACTGGCGATCGTGCTGGGTGGGGATGGGACGATTCTGCGCGCAGCGGAACTCGTACGCGACAGCGGGGCTCCGGTGCTCGGCATCAACATGGGGCATGTCGGCTTCCTCGCGGAGATCGACCGCGACGACATGGACAAAGCCGTACGTCGTGTGATCGACCGCGACTACGAGGTCGAGGAACGGCTCGCCCTGTCCGTGCGTGTGAAGGATGTCGACGGCACGGTCGTCTATGAGACGTGGGCCCTCAACGAGGCCACGGTCGAGAAGGCCAGTCGTGAGCGGATGATCGAGATCGTTCTCGAGATCGACGGCCGGCCGTTGTCGAGTTTCGGATGCGACGGCATGGTGATCTCCACCCCGACCGGCTCGACGGCCTACAACTTCTCCGCCGGGGGACCGGTGATCTGGCCGAGTGTCGAGGCGATCGCGGTGGTGCCGCTGTCGGCGCATGCCCTGTTCGCCAAGCCGCTCGTGGTGAGCCCCGATGCCTCGGTGGCGATCGAGATGCTCGAACGCACGGACGGCTCGGGCATCCTCTGGTGCGATGGCCGCCGCTCGCACGACCTGCCGCCGGGCGCACGCGTGGTGGTGCGCCGCTCTTCGCGTCCCGTGCGGCTGGCTCGCCTGCACCCCACGGCATTCACCGACCGACTCGTGCGCAAGTTCCAGCTTCCCGTCGAAGGGTGGCGCGGACAGGCGCCGGGGGCGACGTCATGA